The following coding sequences lie in one Salmo salar chromosome ssa13, Ssal_v3.1, whole genome shotgun sequence genomic window:
- the LOC106566914 gene encoding U1 small nuclear ribonucleoprotein C, with amino-acid sequence MPKFYCDYCDTYLTHDSPSVRKTHCSGRKHKENVKDYYQKWMEEQAQSLIDKTTAAFQQGKMPPTPFPGAPPPGGAMIPPPNLHGPPRPGMLPTPQMGGPPMMPMMGGMGPPPPGMMGGPGMRPPMGGRMQMMPGHHMMRPPGHPMMMRPMMARPDR; translated from the exons ATGCCGAA GTTTTATTGTGACTACTGTGACACTTACCTAACTCATGACTCG CCCTCTGTGAGGAAAACACACTGCAGTGGCCGCAAACACAAAGAAAATGTAAAAGACTATTACCAGAAATGGATGGAAGAACAAGCACAGAGCCTCATTGACAAAACAA CTGCTGCCTTCCAACAAGGGAAGATGCCCCCAACACCATTCCCAGGAGCCCCACCTCCAGGGGGTGCCATGATCCCTCCACCAAACCTCC ATGGCCCACCACGTCCAGGGATGCTACCAACACCCCAGATGGGTGGTCCTCCAATGATGCCCATGATGGGTGGAATGGGACCACCCCCACCTGGAATGATGGGTGGTCCAG GTATGCGACCTCCAATGGGTGGCCGAATGCAGATGATGCCTGGACATCACATGATGCGACCTCCCGGTCATCCAATGATGATGCGGCCAATGATGGCACGGCCAGACCGATAA